The Elephas maximus indicus isolate mEleMax1 chromosome 19, mEleMax1 primary haplotype, whole genome shotgun sequence genome contains a region encoding:
- the AATK gene encoding serine/threonine-protein kinase LMTK1 encodes MPAALLALAMSSSFFNPSFAFSSHFDPDGAPLSELSWSSSLAVVAVSFSGLLTVIVLMLACLCCKKGGIGFKEFENAEGDEYAASFSAHGSPVAAARSGPDVYILPLAEVSLPAAKQPGRSVQLLKSTDLGRHSLLYLKEIGHGWFGKVFLGEVNSGSSSSQVVVKELKASASVQEQMQFLEEVQPYRALQHSNLLPCLAQCTEVTPYLLVMEFCPLGDLKGYLRSCRVAESMAPDPLTLQRMACEVACGVLHLHHHNYVHSDLALRNCLLSADLTVKIGDYGLSHCKYREDYLVTADQLWVPLRWIAPELVDEVHSNLLVVDQTKASNVWSLGVTIWELFELGVQPYPHHSDRQVLAYAIREQQLKLPKPQLHLPLSDRWYEVMQFCWLQPEQRPTAEEVHLLLSYLCAKGATEAEEEFERRWHSLRPGGGGEGGGAGPGAGFVGPALGGAAELAAASSFPLLEQFSGDGFHADGDDVLTVTETSRGLNFEYKWEAGRDAEAFPLPGGAPSPGRAARLQELCAPDGAPPGVVPVLSARSPSVGSEYFIRLEEPAAGHDSDCAGCVHSPHAARPDYDDDDDDDSDGSAAASLAMKPLLGHPPPTGGLWGHCDHFPLRSRARVPAGSSRSLSRSPSPRALMLAEPSAEDAGWGAAAFCPGFFEDPLCASPSWSSGARPSPGGEEPGEAEARRAAQHRHWRSNMSANNNSGRGRRAPESWGPGCADGCPGAEQSPLAEPEPGHLLAQEDPGEPLFGPQTAFPDQEPAHCLGLPHICPAQGLALGTIVSPWADAAVSGDEDPGAEPRLAKEAGGSHRPQLRLPSVPSPSQEGALLPAEEAPATLPASPTPAAGSRATATEPAGTPDSCGSSPEPDVPGSEDEDTTEATSGVFTDLSSDAPPTEKLDGAPAFRSLQKQVGTPDSLDSLDIPSSASDGGCEVLSPSTTGTPGGQPRALDSGYDTENYESPEFVLKDTHELVSEGESPGPETGLSASLGGGLSEKNPYRDSAYFSDFDAEPELSMGAAEKLSCVVRAPAPEPGLKSPQSPALQSAQSCLVPGLPGEAQDAGPREASPPPLPPEEESSPEPSACPWLQGQAQAPLVPSPGRSKFFRLTPVLPGSENNHPEPQEAPQERTGASGSPRVPVGERAAGVGAPRTPLCLALPGLAPEGRPDEDEEDSEDSDESDEELRCYSIQEPSEESEEEVPPVPVVVAESQSAGNLRSLLKMPNLLSEAFCEDLERKKKAVSFFDDVTVYLFDQESPTRELGEPFPGAKEAPPTSLAGSPGSPSAPCRLQRADDHAPDRTAAAEGGGFEWDDDFPLMPAEEALATALGAGAVEPTRSASPKPATPGPFSRFTVSPAPGSRFSITHVSDSDVEAVGGPARGTGGSCTEA; translated from the exons ATGCCCGCCGcgctactggccctggccatGTCGTCGTCCTTCTTCAACCCCAGCTTCGCCTTCAGCTCGCACTTCGACCCGG ACGGCGCCCCCCTCAGCGAACTCTCCTGGTCGTCCTCTCTGGCCGTGGTGGCCGTGTCCTTCTCTGGGCTCCTCACTGTCATCGTCCTCATGCTGGCCTGCCTCTGCTGTAAGAAGGGCGGCATCGGGTTCAAG GAGTTTGAGAATGCTGAGGGGGATGAGTACGCAGCCAGCTTTTCGGCACACGGCTCCCCAGTGGCCGCAGCGCGGAGCGGCCCTGACGTGTACATCCTACCACTGGCCGAGGTCTCACTGCCCGCTGCGAAGCAGCCAGGCCGCTCAG TGCAGCTCCTCAAGTCCACAGACCTGGGCCGGCACAGCCTCCTGTACCTGAAGGAGATTGGTCACGGCTGGTTCGGGAAG GTGTTCCTGGGGGAGGTGAACtcaggcagcagcagcagccaggtGGTGGTGAAGGAGCTCAAGGCCAGCGCCAGCGTGCAGGAGCAGATgcagttcctggaggaggtgcAGCCCTACAG GGCCCTGCAGCACAGTAACCTGCTCCCATGCCTGGCGCAGTGCACAGAGGTGACACCCTACCTGCTGGTGATGGAATTCTGCCCACTG GGCGATCTCAAGGGTTACCTGCGGAGCTGCCGGGTGGCGGAGTCCATGGCGCCTGACCCGCTGACCTTGCAGCGCATGGCCTGCGAGGTGGCCTGTGGGGTCCTCCACCTGCATCACCACAACTACGTGCACAG TGACCTGGCCCTGCGGAACTGCCTGCTCTCGGCTGACCTGACGGTCAAGATCGGCGACTATGGCCTGTCACACTGCAAATACAGA GAGGACTACTTGGTGACGGCTGACCAACTGTGGGTGCCACTGCGCTGGATTGCGCCCGAGCTGGTGGACGAGGTACACAGCAACCTGCTGGTGGTGGACCAGACCAAAGCCAGCAATGTGTG GTCCCTGGGGGTGACCATCTGGGAACTCTTTGAGCTGGGTGTACAGCCCTACCCGCACCACTCGGACCGCCAGGTGCTGGCCTATGCCATCAGGGAACAGCAGCTCAAGCTGCCCAAGCCCCAGCTGCACCTGCCCCTGTCTGACCGCTG GTACGAAGTGATGCAGTTCTGCTGGCTGCAGCCGGAGCAGCGGCCCACGGCCGAAGAGGTGCATCTGCTGCTGTCCTATCTGTGCGCCAAGGGCGCCACTGAGGCGGAGGAGGAGTTCGAGAGGCGCTGGCACTCTCTGCGGCCCGGCGGGGGTGGCGAGGGTGGTGGCGCGGGCCCCGGGGCGGGGTTCGTCGGCCCGGCGCTGGGCGGCGCGGCCGAGCTGGCTGCCGCCTCGTCCTTCCCGCTGCTGGAGCAGTTTTCAGGCGACGGTTTCCACGCGGACGGCGACGACGTGCTGACGGTGACCGAGACGAGCCGCGGCCTCAACTTCGAGTACAAGTGGGAGGCGGGCCGCGACGCCGAGGCTTTTCCGCTGCCGGGCGGCGCGCCGAGCCCGGGCCGCGCCGCGCGCCTGCAGGAGCTGTGCGCCCCCGACGGCGCCCCTCCCGGCGTGGTGCCCGTGCTCAGCGCGCGCAGCCCCTCGGTGGGCAGCGAATACTTCATCCGCCTGGAGGAACCCGCCGCTGGTCACGACTCCGACTGCGCCGGCTGTGTCCACAGCCCCCACGCCGCGCGCCCCGACTACGACGACGACGACGACGACGACTCGGATGGCAGCGCCGCTGCCTCGCTGGCCATGAAGCCGCTGCTGGGCCATCCGCCCCCCACCGGCGGCCTCTGGGGCCACTGCGACCACTTCCCTCTCAGGAGCCGCGCTCGGGTCCCGGCCGGCTCCTCGCGCTCGCTCTCGCGCTCGCCGTCGCCCCGTGCCCTGATGCTAGCGGAGCCAAGCGCAGAGGACGCCGGCTGGGGAGCGGCCGCCTTCTGCCCGGGTTTCTTCGAGGACCCGCTGTGCGCGTCACCCTCGTGGAGCTCCGGGGCCAGACCATCGCCGGGCGGGGAGGAGCCAGGGGAGGCCGAGGCGCGCAGGGCGGCCCAGCACAGACACTGGCGCTCCAACATGTCGGCCAACAACAACAGCGGCAGGGGCCGCCGCGCACCGGAATCGTGGGGCCCGGGCTGCGCAGACGGCTGCCCTGGCGCAGAGCAGAGCCCCCTGGCTGAGCCTGAGCCAGGCCACCTCCTGGCCCAGGAGGACCCGGGAGAGCCTCTCTTTGGGCCGCAGACAGCTTTCCCTGATCAGGAGCCAGCCCACTGCCTCGGACTCCCCCATATTTGCCCTGCTCAGGGCCTGGCCCTTGGCACCATCGTGTCCCCGTGGGCAGACGCAGCTGTGAGTGGGGACGAGGaccctggggcagagcccaggcttGCCAAGGAGGCTGGGGGCTCCCACAGACCCCAGCTGCGTCTTCCTTCTGTGCCCTCTCCCTCCCAGGAGGGAGCCCTACTTCCCGCAGAGGAGGCCCCTGCCACCCTACCTGCCTCGCCCACACCTGCTGCTGGCAGCCGGGCCACTGCCACCGAGCCGGCAGGGACCCCTGACAGCTGCGGCAGCTCCCCTGAGCCTGATGTGCCCGGCAGTGAGGACGAGGACACGACTGAGGCCACTTCAGGCGTCTTCACAGACTTGTCCAGCGATGCGCCCCCCACGGAGAAGTTGGATGGGGCGCCAGCCTTCCGTTCCCTGCAGAAGCAAGTAGGGACCCCCGACTCCCTGGACTCCCTAGACATTCCATCCTCGGCCAGTGACGGCGGCTGTGAGGTCTTAAGCCCGTCAACCACTGGTACTCCTGGTGGGCAGCCCCGCGCCCTGGACAGCGGATACGACACCGAGAACTACGAGTCCCCGGAGTTCGTGCTCAAGGACACACACGAGCTTGTATCTGAGGGCGAGAGCCCGGGGCCCGAGACGGGGCTGTCTGCCTCCCTGGGTGGCGGCCTCAGCGAGAAGAACCCCTACCGCGACTCGGCCTATTTCTCAGACTTCGACGCCGAGCCCGAGCTCTCCATGGGCGCTGCCGAGAAGCTCAGCTGTGTCGTCCGTGCCCCCGCGCCAGAGCCGGGACTAAAGAGCCCGCAGAGCCCCGCGCTACAGTCTGCGCAGAGCTGCCTGGTGCCCGGGCTACCCGGGGAAGCGCAGGACGCTGGCCCCAGAGAGGCATCCCCGCCGCCGCTGCCACCAGAGGAGGAGTCATCCCCGGAGCCCAGTGCCTGCCCATGGCTCCAAGGCCAAGCCCAGGCGCCGCTCGTGCCCAGCCCCGGCCGCTCCAAGTTTTTCCGGCTGACTCCGGTCCTGCCAGGCTCAGAGAACAACCATCCTGAGCCCCAGGAGGCCCCTCAGGAGCGGACAGGGGCCAGCGGCAGCCCCAGGGTGCCTGTTGGGGAGCGGGCGGCAGGTGTGGGAGCCCCCAGAACCCCGCTCTGCCTGGCCCTTCCGGGCCTGGCCCCCGAGGGCAGGCCAGACGAGGACGAGGAGGACAGCGAGGACAGTGACGAGTCGGACGAGGAGCTTCGATGCTACAGCATCCAGGAGCCAAGCGAGGAGAGCGAGGAAGAGGTGCCCCCCGTGCCCGTGGTGGTGGCTGAGAGCCAGAGCGCAGGCAACCTGCGCAGCTTGCTCAAGATGCCCAATTTGCTCTCCGAGGCCTTCTGCGAGGACCTGGAGCGCAAGAAGAAGGCCGTGTCCTTCTTCGACGACGTCACGGTCTACCTCTTCGATCAG GAGAGCCCCACCCGCGAGCTCGGGGAGCCTTTCCCAGGCGCTAAGGAGGCGCCCCCCACGTCCCTGGCGGGCAGCCCCGGCTCTCCCAGCGCCCCCTGCCGGCTGCAGCGGGCCGACGACCACGCCCCGGACCGCACCGCGGCGGCAGAGG GCGGCGGGTTCGAGTGGGACGACGACTTCCCCCTGATGCCGGCTGAGGAGGCCTTGGCGACAGCGCTGGGCGCCGGGGCGGTGGAGCCCACCCGGTCGGCGTCGCCCAAGCCGGCCACTCCGGGCCCCTTCTCCCGCTTCACCGTGTCGCCCGCGCCCGGGTCCCGCTTCTCCATCACGCACGTCTCGGACTCGGACGTAGAGGCTGTGGGAG GTCCTGCCCGAGGCACTGGGGGCAGCTGTACAGAGGCTTGA